From one Lotus japonicus ecotype B-129 chromosome 3, LjGifu_v1.2 genomic stretch:
- the LOC130744836 gene encoding auxin-responsive protein SAUR28-like produces MGAKGSKLSSGTGGSAHKRIEGTLLAPKGFVPIFVGTNEDTCTQFFVHIKALRDAFFCELLGRTAEEYGFMNEGVLRIPFEAHAFEEWFITNSNKKLKMKIRRF; encoded by the coding sequence ATGGGAGCTAAAGGAAGCAAGCTAAGTAGTGGTACTGGTGGCAGTGCTCACAAGCGCATAGAAGGGACTCTATTGGCTCCTAAAGGATTTGTTCCAATCTTTGTTGGCACAAATGAGGATACTTGCACACAATTTTTTGTTCACATCAAAGCACTTCGTGATGCATTTTTCTGTGAGCTTCTAGGTAGGACTGCAGAAGAATACGGGTTCATGAACGAAGGGGTTCTCAGGATCCCATTTGAAGCACATGCTTTTGAAGAGTGGTTCATCACAAACTCCAACAAAAAACTTAAAATGAAGATTAGGAGGTTTTGA